In the Candidatus Angelobacter sp. genome, one interval contains:
- a CDS encoding rhomboid family intramembrane serine protease: MARSHFKTFREAAQTSALLVSVLFLVEAADLILQREKGLTLAGFGIMPRTVPGLAGIAFGPLLHANPAHLLANSLPLFVLLVLLFWDRHYYPVLTLSSIWFFSGLGTWLIGRGNTVHIGASSIIFGLVAYLIVAGFLMKSWRSAIVAFAVFICFGGIFYGVLPQAGPISWEGHLSGALAGVWAAKRNHE; encoded by the coding sequence ATGGCCAGATCACATTTCAAGACGTTCAGGGAAGCGGCGCAAACCAGCGCCCTGTTGGTTTCCGTGCTGTTCCTGGTCGAGGCTGCCGATTTGATTCTTCAACGCGAAAAGGGGTTGACGCTCGCGGGCTTTGGCATCATGCCGCGCACCGTGCCGGGCCTGGCTGGAATCGCCTTCGGTCCGCTGCTTCACGCCAACCCCGCGCATCTCCTGGCCAACTCGCTCCCGTTGTTCGTGCTGCTCGTGCTGCTGTTCTGGGACCGGCACTACTACCCGGTATTGACGCTGTCCTCGATTTGGTTTTTCAGCGGACTGGGCACGTGGCTGATCGGGCGTGGCAACACCGTCCATATCGGCGCCAGCTCAATCATCTTCGGATTGGTCGCCTATCTCATCGTTGCCGGATTCCTGATGAAGAGCTGGCGCTCGGCGATCGTTGCGTTCGCCGTCTTCATTTGTTTCGGGGGGATTTTCTACGGCGTGTTGCCTCAAGCTGGCCCGATCTCGTGGGAAGGCCATCTTTCCGGCGCGCTGGCCGGCGTCTGGGCGGCAAAGCGAAATCACGAATAG